ATGTGCTATATTATGTGTGTCTTCCAACAGCGTTACTTCTTTGCTTTTCGGGAAGACCCTGCATGGGGAAATACCCTCTAGCTAGTGTCACATTCCCTGGGGAATAGCGTGCCGTGTAAATGCAATAAGCATGTTATATCTggttttctaaactattttattgGGGAGACAGAGCAACGTTGGGTAAAAGATCAGAAATTTGGAAACCTGTGTATTTTGTATAAAGCGTTCTATTTGGGTATGTCAGATTGTGCAGGTTATCGGCAGAATAATATTCTTAAAGAGGACAGGGTGACAAAATCCTACGCATTATGCAAAAGAGGCAGTTCCACCTATTGTGCCCATCAGGGTCATAAAATTATCAGCATTAAGTCACAAGAGCCGGGGTTCTAACATACACCTGAGAACGAGATGTCCGTTTACTTGTGGACGATCGTATAGTGTCTGCCTCTGATTTTTAGCAGGGCCGAGCTAGCCTGAGGATCCAGTTACTTTAAGGGAAACCTGGCAAGGGTCGCATCTGTAGCGCTTAGTGTCTCCTTGCAACCCATACAGAGATTTATGTGTGCCCTTCGCCAAGCATCAGACATTGCTGGGCATGGGGCAAGCAGTGATCAGGGCTATAACAATGTAAGAGTAACTAGGTGTTTAGTTTTAATAGCTTTAGTATAAGTAACCATAGAAAgtgacatgcacacacactaggTGGTCTTAATTACTTAGTACATCTCCTACAATGGAGCATTGTGACACTGACCAATATTATACTTTTCCCATTTCCCAATGAATTACCCCAAAGTAGCACACTGATGCCCATTATCCATATACACTGTACAGTGGTATCCACTCCTCACCAGCTCTCACCTGTGCTACCTCTTCTCCTGTTCCCCACAGCTTGCGTCTCGGTTTCCATGGAGATGGGGTAGCTTATTCCGTGACGGTACATGTGTCACTATTAAACATAAAACGGCATCTTTCTAAACGGTAGATTAGAAATCTATGCTGCATCACCAATAAATGGTTCCGAAGCACATTATACTCGTGCTCCCTGTAGAAACTAATGAACTGCAATAGTGAAACAAGATAAAATCACCCCTACTACCTCGTTTGGTATAGTCCACTGGGCATGCATTCATTCACTAGCGAGGTGTACCAAAGCATCATGGGATATGtagttggtttaaaaaaaaaaacaaaaaaaaaaacgaaaggACGCTAACTAGTGTTCAACGTTCCACCAATCAAATAGCTTAAGGCGGTCGGGTTTGTTTGATTTCGAGGCTTGAACAGCAAAAGGGAACCGGAAGCTGCTTGTTGACAGCTCATCGTTACAGTCCGGTATACGAAGCTTGCCAGTGATAGAAATGGTGAGAGAAGTGTGATTTcataaagtgatttaaaaaaaccataaataaagTCATTTTTGCATGAATATTTcccaggagtaatgggagttgtaataTCGCTTATTATACCATTCAGTCATCATCATCTTTCAGCTGCATGTAAGATATTTCTAACACCAACATCATTAATTAATAAGGCTGCTTGATCGGCCGCTGCGGAGAtcattcatttctttattgaataaaactgattattgttcattttggaccattttctttgtattctttGCGCATTCTTATCTTTCTTGAACATTTTCTTTGGAAAGGTGTGATGTGTACAGAgattaaatacaaatgaaacCCTCTGCCCGCAATAAATTGATTAGATACTGTAGTTGTAACgtctaaatgtttctatttgctAGGTTGGCGTAGATGGTCCGGACATACTTTTTAGAACCAGAGGTGGTTTGGACCTTTGCTTCCCTTTGACTGCGAATGATGGTTTGTATAACGCTGCGTTTAAAGGATTTGTGTTTACTAGATTTGCAgatgagaaaatattttgcttaattttaactttttcctgCACGTGCAATATAGAAAAATCCACGAAGAAGGCTTTGTTGGAAGCACTCGCTGACGTCTCTGCCAAGCTGCTGTCTGATTCTCTGGTGTTCAGCGTTTGTAACAGCTCGCTTTACATATGGCCCAACACCGGAGCCAGCTCATCCCCTATAGAACTGACAGACGACTCTCCATGTAACAACATACTGAGCTTTATACAGTGAGTAAAAGttgaattattcttttttttgtgtaaagaaAGCATCTTTATCCACTTGAAATGCGATTTATCCTTGTTTGTGTGTTCCAGGATTGATGATGAGGATGCAAAGAGAAAAAGCtccaaaaagaaagagaaaagaatcCAAGACACGGTATAGAACAGATGTGCCTTATAGCATTGCATAGAAGTGAATGAACCCCTTCATATAATCCACACTGTACTGATTGCCAAGGAATGGATTTGGTTCAATCCTTAGGTTACAAAGCATAATTGGTGCattaatggtgtatatttaaGTCATAATGTGACTTCTGTGTGACATTCTTTAAGCTACAGATTAAACCAAACGCTGCATTTTTTCTATACCAAATGCAGTAACGCTCAGAAAATGTTaggatggtggtagataaaatGAAACAATCTCCAGAAGTTGCTAAAAcagtgggggaatttaaacatgaatgggataatcataaagctatcctgaatctaatacAAGAACAAGGACTGAGAGTTTACtgcaggaaaatgggcagactagaagggtcggatgggtcttatctgctgtcaaattctatgtttctgcgtTGGGAATTGTAGTGCTGACATCCATACTGTATAGCTTGGTAGTTTTGTTTTAATCCAAAGTGTGATACATGCGGTATAACCATGGTCATGATTCAGAAGAAGTTAGATTTTTCTTGCCGTCGTATTATGttttgaaaataatgtattattttatggcAGCAACATATTGTAAACATCAGCTTACTGTTCGAGATGACGACCATCTCCAGAGCCTGTGCACCGGTGATCACGCAGGATGTTAAAAGCCATCACGTTGTGCGCATGACCTTACCCATTGACTGTGCAGTCACCGTGTCTTCAGAGGAGCCCTGGGGGAAGTAAGTGTTATTCTATCCTGATACTACACCTATGCACCCGATACATGTTGCACTTTCCAACTCTAAGTTGACATTGATAATTTTGCTCATTAAATGGCTACCTAGATATCCTAAACTGACTTGACTTAAATACAAACTCAATATCTCTGATACATTTgttgtattttatctaatgtttTCTGTGGATCAGAATGCCAACAGCCTATACGTGTCGCTGTGTGAAGTATAAAAAGTTACACAAAgtgatgtgtttttaatatacttttggtccaaataataaaaaaaaaaaatctattaaagtCTAATCTCCCTGACATccctactatagaagaatgcgtattaaagtactcctaaatatgtattcttccaaacgaaaaaatgaaacaaataccTGACGCAGTCATAGCTGCAAAATCTTCTTTCTTGCCTCTGATTGGCCGTTTAAGCTGTCATTCAGTGACAGTTAAGTACTTCCAATGAAATCAGTGGAAGAAagttcttgtcactgattgacagcttaagcagccaatgagCAGCCATTAAAATCAATAGTAAGAGCCAGTGCTGGATCTGACTTGAGTTTATCATGTGCAGGGAGATCCATTCAGCCAAATGCATCTTCTACAGGGCGTTTAGCTGGGGGTATGGAAAGGGCTTTTATCTGCTCCACGAAAATCAAATTACCCTTGTGAAGGCTGAGACAAGAGTGATGTTGCAGAATTGTACTAGTATATGTCTAGGGGTGGAATAATTTCGATAATGTTTTTGATTATTTCTtaacattattgttttatatagcgccatcaaatttcgtagcgctgtacaaaagcCTCTGGAAACTGAAGTACATATCCATACAGTGCTTTAGGTATGACTGTAGTTAATATGCCAATACGTGTCACTGTCTTTATTATCAGGGTGCGGCAGATCCTTGTGAACGGGCTCACGCATCAGCTTGCTGAAATGGAGAAATGCATGTTGAAGTATATGAAAGGAACCTCCATCTACCTGGCGGAACCGTTTCACTTCGTGTTACCGGACATAAAGGGCCTTGTTACTGTAGCTTATCCTGCAGGGGTTCCTGATTCTCAGCTGGAAGGCTATAGGAAGGTAATATCACCGCTATGATGTCCTACATTATAACATGTTGGTCCGATTGCAGGCTTACATTCGGCCCAGCACACAGTAAATGATTTATGTTCACCTCCCTCCATTATTGTTAGTATAACTTATTTATAAATAGTAGGTTACATTCCTATATACTTCCCCAATTACTTACCTTCCATATATTTAGAACATCCCGTGGTTTTTCCATTATCTCACACCTTATAGTATAACTTTGTTTCCTCTGATTATGAAATTGTTCTCAACTCAAAATGTGATCTCCTCTCTTTGGTTGGGAGTGACGGGGAAAGTCaagaaaggaaaagagaaaCATTGCAGATAATTAATACACAAATTGCTTTACAGGCAGGCAGGGTGGAGCGCGCTGATACTCCAAAAACTCCAACACCTGGTATAAAGTAGTGGGcgttttagatatatatttatgtagttTAGTAATTTGGGATCTGGGACCGTGAATTGCAACAGGGGTATTGTGTGTGGCGTGTTCAATTAGTATGTAGAAATCATGTGAAATCACAGGTGGTCTGAAGGCCATACAACATTTTCTACCTTTGAAATTACAAATTGCAGATGAGGAAGAAATTTATGGGAGGCTGCCCATATTGAGACTTTGTGTCGCTAAgccaatattaaatatatatacacttggATGAGTGAACACGatgtgccactggaacacaggagtgatgggagtgataaaaggcctctGTTCATCTATGAAGACGTTCTATTAAAATCAGCTGTCAGTGAGTGACATTAGAATGAATGAAAACAAAGGGAAACTTGCGGCTGTAGAGCGACAgagtaacattaaaatgtatgcttAATGCAGTTTATTCTAGGAATTTGCCACAGTGTGAAACATGCAACAAATAGTAATATCTGTCTTTGAAGTTATTAATAATGTGAAGACCTTTGGTTCGATGTGACACTTAGCTTTTccccaaaaatgtgttttaggcTTTACATGAACAGTTCAGCCTGCCCCTGGACAGACCTTACCTGAAAAGAGCAAATGCATACCACTTCCCAGATGAGCCCTTCAAGGACGGATATCTCCGAAATCCGCATGCGCATCTAAACCCTCCTAACATTGAGGGAGGCACAGTGagtacattataataaataaaaaaaaagttttctcctggagcataaaatacagtgctgtgtacAGAAATGTCCGTTAGCACTGACAAGAACTACTTTTATTTAACTCTGCTCCATTAACTTTCCCTTTTCAATCACCACGCTGAGCTGatcctttatggcaatgctaatgaagtccgtccttCCATAGGCTTTATGGAGTCACAGCTGGGtggttaagactgagccatacATGGcttatatgcagctgcctgaaaacattatattatgcaaacactagaactgttttaaaaaagaaaacaacacaatacttTTGAAAATGGATTTTAATACTATTCTAATAATTAAAGTTTGGTTGgttggagttcccctttaaagtaaaaacaataatCATTCCAGGCACAATTTTAATATTTGGCCTCTTTTCATACATTATAAAGCTTGCCTAAATTCTCTTTTCTAGGTAACTTTATAAAATTATTGTTACACATATCAACAATGGGATTAGTATTCCACATTAGATTACCTGCAAGCATTGACTCTGCTTACTTTGTCTGTGTTCTCCCTACAGGTCTCAGCGGTACAAGGAATATACAGTTACCACCATTATATGCAAGATCGCATGGATGATAATGGCTGGGGCTGTGCGTACCGTTCCCTTCAGACAATCTGTTCCTGGTTCAAATATCAGGGATATAGCGACAAACCTATTCCAACGCACAGGGAGATTCAGCAGGTATGCATCACCGTCCATTACCCCAGAAATGAACCAGCGAGGACATTAATGACATTAAACCGACTACACAGTATAAGACAACCAcacttacattttctctgtgaTGATGGCCTTCAAAAATCACCACATGTGATTACTTTCAAATAAGGAtcatttctatataaatatattaggatATAAGATGCAATAATTACATAGTTTAGAGTTTCAAAAGAGCAAAATATATGTACCAAAAATCAATTTAATAAGGACATGAGATAAGTAGAGATAGCCATaatatttaattctatttttatgaaataaatatctTTGTTATTGTATATTAGGTACATGAAACTCAACTCAAGTAATCTGGGTGTTCTCCTGCCAATCAGTTACTGATTATTTTGTCTCCATCACTCCCTAATCTATCTTTGGTATTACTATTGGGGGTTTATAGTTAAACTGAGCAAATCTCCTTACTGCGCCTGTAAAGCAGTTGACAtgagtaaatgtaattatttaattgtcTCGTGGCAGGGCATAATTAGAAATTTCCACGGACCCACTTCACCAAGCAAAATCTCCCACAGTGCTAACTTTGCCCCCatacagcttgtcagtgccaacTTTGCCCCCATACAGCTTGTCAGCACCTACTTGGCCACCAAATAGCTAGTCAGTGCCAACCTTTCCTGCCTGTTTCCCTCTGCCTCCGTTGAGACGGATCCAGCATGCAGAAAATGGATGTGATGTCGCTTCCTCCATGCTGGATCAGACAGCGTGCAGGGAGGGAGTGTGAGAGGTCATCCCACTCTCTGTGATGCTACCTGCAGGTGTTACCCCCAGCTAGCAGCTTTTAAAGGTGGGCGCAGTTGTGACCTTGTCTGGCGGGAAACATTTATTAGTATACTTACCATGCCTATCTAAATATTAAATGGTTTTAAAGTTATTTGGATGTCTCTGGCTACCTATGTAAATTGTGCTATATTACATACAGCCTCTAATACGGTTTAACTCTAGAATTTGAAATAACGATTGGTTTTATGTCTTTACAGGCACTTGTCGATGTCGGGGATAAACCTGCCAGCTTTGTTGGATCCAGGCAGTGGATTGGATCCATTGAGGTGCAGCTTGTACTGAACCAGCTTCTTGGCATTACttcaaaaataatgtttgttaGGTGAGTTACGCCTGTTGTATTTAATGAGGGAGAGAACTGAAAATGATAAGTGTTGGGGGTAAAATTTTGCTGACTGTATGATGCCTCTTACCATTTCTTATTTTAACAGCCAGGGTACAGAGCTGGCGTCCAGAGGGAGAGAGCTGGTGAATCATTTTAGATCAGAAGGAACCCCGGTTATGATTGGTGAGATGATTATGTTTACTTGGCTACCGTGTGCACTGGAAGCATTGAGCTTGTGACTCATTGGATCGATTTGTGCGTTTGAGCGTATAGAGATAAATTTtacggggggaaaaaacactgtTGTTTGGAACTTCTGTAAAAGTCGTTGTATAATTGTACATTTTAAGCGgtgcattaaatttaataaaaggaCACTTGCAGGTGAGGTTCCCGCTCTCTGACTTTGGGTGGCTGCATCAGCCATTCTGTCTGGGCGCGTCTAATGTTTACACGTTGCTGACCACCACCTATAAAGTGCTTTTTGTTGGATGTATGAACTCGATTAATTGGTTTCCTCTGTGAGTTTATACGTCCCATATACTACAGGTTTTGTAGGCGCCGCTCAACTACCGACCTCATTATGACCGGCCAACCCTGGCAAGtttcttctgcaagaagggGTTATAGTTGCTTTAACTATGTGGCCATCCGaccttgcagcagaagctcattggggttaGTCCATGTGAAGAGGGTGAAATTAAATCACAACACTACTCCTGTTTTAGTGTATGACCCGTACTGGGGAATGAATACACGTGAGTTTTTGCTGTTATTTTTGGTACCATTGTGTCATTGATGTTTTCAGAGATTAACAGGAAAGTGCATAATTGGTGGATCCTTATTATGAGTGATTTACTCAGTCGTTTAGCTTCAACTAACACCAGATGAAGCTGAGAATCAAGGAGATAAACATTGGAAACAAAGCCACCCTTTTTCTTCAGGACATGGCAGGGATTGTTCTAGAAGTACATGCAAACTGGCAGCTATAAAGAACAAATGCTTAAACAAGATCAAATGTAGATGATGTAGTATTGGTTGGCATAGTAATATAAACCACTTTGCGCCAGAATCAATTTGATTTGTTAGGCCCTTTGTTTCAACAGcagtgtaataaaataataactggTAAGTGGGATTGGTCTTCTCCCATACCTTCACAGAAACACATAGAAGAATAACAGTGGGCATGGACATTTCAACATTAGCCCCTGGCCCAACCGAAGCATTGTTCAACTAGAGCAATATCCTCCAGAAGCACCGGCTAAGCTTACAGCCCGGCAGGTTCCATCATCGGACAATTCTTAGGTTTTCAAAATAATACcttaataaatatacttttttttcctcagTGTTATAGTTTAATTGGCGCTATTTATTTAGCCCTCAAAAGGTCACAACATGGGACCCCAACCCAGTATATAGTCCTTTCCATATCCTGAACAGAAATACCAGATTAATCCTTCAGCGTTATTTTGGGGCAACAACAAAGTGACTGACGTTAATGTGGCTGTAGTTTTGCTTTTGTGGCACTACTTTTTCCAGACTGAAAATACTTTTGCTGTAGTGACGGTAACTGTTACTttgttttattggtttttttttcctcttgttaCAGGAGGTGGTGTCCTGGCTCACACCATCCTAGGTGTTACATGGAGCGAGTCTACAGGGGACATCAAGTTTTTAATTCTGGATCCACATTACAAAGGAGGTGAAGATCTAAATGTTATTTTGGAAAAGGTAGGTAcccaaaaaaaagcattttgtttatatatatatatatatatatatatatatatataattgaattaCACATAGGTTTCTATAGgcgtttgttggtttttttaaattcaatgaAGCAGGAATTTACTGTCTCTGTGCTCCGTTTTCCTACAGGGATGGTGCGGCTGGAAAGGGGCCGACTTCTGGAGTGCAGATGCTTACTATAATTTATGTTTACCACAGCGACCATCTACGATCTAAACCAATTTCCCAAATTTCCAATCAAGCGCACTACATtaccttctatatatatatatatatatatatatatattataaataagtaTTTCTGCAAATCATGATAATGCACAAATTGTAACTCCATCAAGTCAGACAAGTTATTTTAGGTAATGGTAATCACTTGTACAAAACTACTAGACACCGGAGTGTAaacaaaaagtgttttattgtatagaaaaactgtacatattatgtagaaGAAAAATGACTGGACACATAGATCCAGTTCAGTAAAATGTATCTTCCTATGAGAAAGGAGAAGAAGCGCAATAATCCAGCTTAACATAAGCCACTAAATCAGGAGCTCCTTGTCAAAGCGTATTAGATCCAAGCCAAGATGGATAATCATCTTATTCTCTGCTTCTTATTAAATGAAACCTGTGGAaaggtaaaaaaattaaattaatatccCATCATACGGTATGTAGTGACTCTTGGTCTGTGACACTGAATCATTCACTACAGCAAAGAATGAAACACCTGCTAGATTAACCTTTTAGAACAATAATGTTCCATAATATAAAAACTCTGCTTTAAAGGATGGTatgttaagtggaacagcctcccagcggaagtggtagaagTTAACACAATGAAGGAATTAGAATATACCCTGAATCTTAGACCAGACAAacggactgattaaggtctgagtctttagaTCAGGAAAACTAGTAGTTCTTATCTACAGTCACATTCTTTGTTCCTATGTTACATACGATTACATTATTTGGGGTTACAGTCATCTATTAGAAAGTGAtgtgagggaaaaaaaacatattacgtACCGTCTGATCTCCTCCTCTTCCCATAAGCAACAGATAAGGGCAAATGGCCTCTCTTAATAGCAGCTGTTGTCTCCCTCATCTCGTGGGACGAGGACTGAGCTCTTAAGAATGCATTTTGAGTATGTTTTACTGTTGCAAGATACTTTGCGCATTCCAAAAATCCACAAGACGCGGCAAGATCTTCTGGAGTATATCCATCTTTATTACATGTGCTAGAAAGGAAAATGTATAGGAATGAGAAAATACATTCTGCCAAGAATTCTACACGGCAGCTTCTTGGTTGTGATGCATTCTTAAATCTTTACACGTAAACTTACTCTAATCTGGCATCTCGAGCCACAAGAAGACTAAGACATTCCAAGCTTCCTGAACGTGCAGCTTTATGAATCGGA
The DNA window shown above is from Spea bombifrons isolate aSpeBom1 chromosome 1, aSpeBom1.2.pri, whole genome shotgun sequence and carries:
- the ANKRD37 gene encoding ankyrin repeat domain-containing protein 37 yields the protein MLQQCNAEWDCLSQLMESGCAVNSPADTLGQSPAHLAASGGEAFFLLWQLQTGVDINQQDCFGEAPIHKAARSGSLECLSLLVARDARLDTCNKDGYTPEDLAASCGFLECAKYLATVKHTQNAFLRAQSSSHEMRETTAAIKRGHLPLSVAYGKRRRSDGFI
- the UFSP2 gene encoding ufm1-specific protease 2; amino-acid sequence: MVGVDGPDILFRTRGGLDLCFPLTANDEKSTKKALLEALADVSAKLLSDSLVFSVCNSSLYIWPNTGASSSPIELTDDSPCNNILSFIQIDDEDAKRKSSKKKEKRIQDTQHIVNISLLFEMTTISRACAPVITQDVKSHHVVRMTLPIDCAVTVSSEEPWGKVRQILVNGLTHQLAEMEKCMLKYMKGTSIYLAEPFHFVLPDIKGLVTVAYPAGVPDSQLEGYRKALHEQFSLPLDRPYLKRANAYHFPDEPFKDGYLRNPHAHLNPPNIEGGTVSAVQGIYSYHHYMQDRMDDNGWGCAYRSLQTICSWFKYQGYSDKPIPTHREIQQALVDVGDKPASFVGSRQWIGSIEVQLVLNQLLGITSKIMFVSQGTELASRGRELVNHFRSEGTPVMIGGGVLAHTILGVTWSESTGDIKFLILDPHYKGGEDLNVILEKGWCGWKGADFWSADAYYNLCLPQRPSTI